The following are encoded together in the Poseidonibacter lekithochrous genome:
- a CDS encoding TolC family protein has product MLKKTKFISITCALFLCTSINAKEMNLDEILDIALKNNTNIQVSKYQEEIKTQELKKAKSAYLPKVNASADIGNYDIEASGVTQEGDATSVTLSASQLIYDFGKTSNSIDASKYNLEASSSEIQTSKKDTILSIKEAYYDILNKYQQIIVSKEAVSLDELQLSQANEYFKAGVRTKIDVINAQLNLSNSKLKLVQTNYDLKIAKTKLISLLGSSSDEQIDVKFDNKDISSLAKSIKIEDEKLDNLINKAFDNRSELQKYKALIKTNKASFNSAKAEYYPTIDVSASYSDKNSDDISSLEQSQTAVLLNLKWDLFTGDTTSANKKISLANLSTTKKQFEQQKLQIRQDVTSAFLNLEQSFESIKINLLSLDLSTRNLNLADERYKAGLNDLLEVNDAKLEYTKSKTNLVNAYYTYLSNTAKLEYSLGISK; this is encoded by the coding sequence ATGCTTAAAAAAACAAAATTTATTTCAATAACTTGTGCTTTATTTCTTTGCACTTCAATTAATGCAAAAGAAATGAATTTGGATGAGATATTAGATATTGCATTAAAAAACAATACTAATATCCAGGTATCAAAATACCAAGAAGAGATTAAAACACAAGAATTAAAAAAAGCGAAATCAGCATATTTACCAAAAGTAAATGCTAGTGCTGATATTGGAAATTATGATATTGAAGCTAGTGGAGTTACTCAAGAAGGTGATGCTACAAGTGTAACTCTAAGTGCTAGTCAACTTATTTATGATTTTGGGAAAACATCTAACTCTATTGATGCTTCAAAGTATAATCTAGAAGCTTCTAGTTCTGAAATACAAACAAGTAAAAAAGATACAATTCTTTCTATTAAAGAGGCTTATTATGATATTTTGAATAAATATCAACAAATTATTGTTTCAAAAGAAGCTGTATCTTTAGATGAACTACAACTATCTCAAGCAAATGAGTATTTCAAAGCAGGGGTGAGAACAAAAATTGATGTAATTAATGCCCAATTAAATCTATCAAATTCTAAACTAAAACTAGTTCAGACAAATTATGATCTAAAGATTGCTAAAACTAAATTAATTTCATTATTAGGTAGTTCAAGTGATGAACAAATAGATGTGAAATTTGATAATAAAGATATCTCATCTTTAGCTAAATCTATAAAAATCGAAGATGAAAAGCTAGATAATTTAATAAATAAAGCTTTTGATAATAGATCAGAATTACAAAAATACAAAGCCTTAATAAAAACAAATAAGGCAAGTTTTAATAGTGCAAAAGCTGAATATTACCCTACAATTGATGTAAGTGCATCTTATAGTGATAAAAACTCAGATGATATAAGCTCACTTGAACAAAGTCAAACAGCTGTATTATTAAATCTAAAATGGGATTTATTCACAGGTGATACTACAAGTGCAAATAAAAAAATATCATTAGCCAATCTAAGTACAACAAAAAAACAGTTTGAGCAACAAAAACTACAAATTAGACAAGATGTAACAAGTGCATTTTTAAATCTAGAACAAAGTTTTGAAAGTATTAAAATCAATCTATTAAGTCTTGATTTATCAACACGAAATTTAAATTTAGCGGATGAAAGATATAAAGCGGGATTAAATGATTTATTAGAAGTTAATGACGCAAAATTAGAGTATACAAAATCAAAAACTAATTTAGTTAATGCGTATTATACATATTTAAGTAATACTGCAAAATTAGAGTATTCTTTAGGTATTAGTAAATAA